The stretch of DNA TGAACTCAAGTTGTAACTGGTCCATTTTCAACTTAAATTTGTTGATTGAACCTATTGTAGACTGTTCTTTGTCATTAAGATGAACTGAATTATTTGGTATAATGAGTTATTGGTTATCAGATGCTGTACCAAACTCGAATAGAAGTTTGAACACTTAAAGTTTTATCAGGCACAATCTTTCCATATACATGAAAGTTAATGTAGTATAAGTGCGCAAATAAAAGGAGCGATTTGATGTGTTGACACAGTGATGAACTTGATGTAAAGCTTAAAGGAGCTGCAGGATATTTTCCTTCCTGATCTGCAGGCTCTAAATGTTTAAAGACTTCAATGTCAAAGGGTCTCTTATCTAAACTGACCCCGAGACTTGACCTTTAAGGACTTTACTTGACTCCACTTAGGTGAGTGGGGGGAGGGAGCGGCAAATGACATGAGAGGGATGTGCCGAGTTTGGGTTTTGTTGGGGGTGGAGTGGGGGAGTTTGGGGAGGGCATTGAAAGTTGGGATATTAACCCAACTACTGGGATATTTTCCCCACCAAATTGTTGGGTCAAATGAGCCATTATTGAATTATCTATatttatatggcagaaaacactgacaaggctgaaaaaacagtttctgctcttgcagccCTCTTtagaataaactgctgtattttaagccaaaaaaactgttttgtttgatagaacaatatgctggcatagcagtttcatggcgcattaaaccccccaaataattttaatttgtccgttttaccctggagacccctgtttacagaaacCGCGCAACCgcgtttgtttcaacccagccataaaaagaaattatattattcgaaatgtctgtcatttttagtgtagaatcattaattgatgtttaatactaagttgtttttttaaaaacgactaaaaaattattcactcgaatattttaatgttttgaacaaattacgtcacaatgaaaaaaatagtgtctgtaaataggtcacagatatctaccacataacgatcgcttaattgcattttttttttttgttactgtcgcatttcccccgatattttagatgataactgatccaaacaaagaaaaattgggaaaaaaaggggtaaatatttgaaaattaaaatctcgaccactccttgatgtctgcgatttctgcattgggacttgttatattaccgtatttcacccataaaatcccccaaatgtccggctgtggccattcacagctgtgtcttgaccctcggtgatacatgctatatggagtttttggatcaaaataaGGTAtgcacacgataatatctcgttaaaatcatggcgtctttcattatgctctctcatgctctcacctcgagttagggtttaggggtttaaatatacatatttttaaatgccctccagttcaaaatttttgttccgccagaaaattaagattttaaagcttcccaatgatgtatcacgcatgcatataggacaattttgaaatttggtaaaattgggggtctcaaagcggaacttcaagtcacctgagtgtttaccgccatatataatgtatatactgGAATATTTTCCTGAACAAATCAAATGAGCCATTATGGAAATATCAAATACTATATGTACTGGAATATTTTCCCGACCAAATTGTTGGGTCAAATAAGCCATTATTGAATTATATATATGCTGTAAATACTGTGTATACTGGAATATTTTCCCCAAGAAATTGTAGGGTCAAACGAGCCATTGAATtatcaattaaaatatatatatttgtcatTCTGTTGCCTTTTTCAAGTAGATAATGCAtggcaaaactttttttttcctttttcacatTTGCTCATTTGCATTAACCTCTAGAACTCAAGTACTGGTACTACTTCACAACCTGTTTAATTGCATTAACATAAACACCAATATGGGTCATTTTAGATCAACACAAACAGGGCTGCTCATGGTAATTCATCAGCACTTCCATCTCGTCGCCAAATACACGTTTTTGCGCCTCCAGTTTAAACATACAACCAATACGTGACGTCATCGGGGCATCCTATACTGGCCTATTACGACTGACTTTTCTGGAGGAGGGGGTAGGGGGGCGAGGTAATAGTGATCCCAACCAGAGCTCCTCCACACTCTAGTGTCAGGGTCAGAGCGGATTGCATCCCTATAGAAGcctctcctcttcctcctcctcttcctcgtcCAGACTCAACCCACAGCACGCCACCGACAGCATCGGCCATCAGTCTCGTCCAACACCCCTTTAAAAAAACAGCAGCTACGCGGAGGATTTGCACTCTGCTCTGCTGTTTTAATTCGGGATGGAGATCCGAGAGGAGACGCTGCCGGCTCCAGCTTCGGTGGACGGGAGCCCAGGGAGAGGCTCGCTTGGGAAGCCGGATCACAGACGCTGTAGTTTGAGTCCCTTCGCCAGAACGCAGGCGGTGATGGAGGAGATCGCACGTAGGAATTTGGGAGACCGGACCGATGGCTCCCACCACCAAGACGGCAGCAGCTCGGACACAGAGTCGGACTTTTACGAGGAAATTGATGTCAGCTGCACCCCGGAAAGCATGGACTACCCCTCAAATAAAGGTAGGGGAAATAGAAATTGAAACTATATATAGTGGAAGtttagtagtattttatttaaataggtTGCATTGACGTGCAAGGGACTATATTAAGTGAGAATGCAGATAATTGTAAAAATGATGTCCAAAATCTTTAAATTCATAactaattaaaattttttaaaaataatgcatTTGAATAAGCAATCATTAAATCTCAATTTAATATACTAATGCCAATTTGGCATCTAGACACTCGCTGCACGTGTAATAAATAAGATGAGAATaatgaaaatgtataaacgtaTTTGAACAATTCACCACAATGTGCATTTTCTTCTATAGATGGAAATGGGGATTCACCAGGTGTGCCAAGCGATTCTGGTTCTGACCCCGGCAAGCCTGCCCCAGGTCCGAATTCTCTGTcctattcggccgatcagattcGTCGGTACCGAACAGCCTTCACCCGGGAGCAAATCGCGCGTTTGGAGAAGGAATTTTACCGAGAGAACTATGTGTCCAGACCGAGAAGGTGCGAGCTGGCGGCCGCATTGAATCTACCAGAAACCACCATTAAGGTAGGATGGAGAACATGTTCTCTAAATGAAGTTGATTAAAAATGCTGAAATTCTGAATTAAACTCGTTGGAAAGCAAATATTTCTGATGAATGCCTATAATATTTCATGAACGATAAAACAGCAAAGCTTATATTATGGTCTGGTGTTGGTTAATATTTGAGCCGTTGTGTCTCCATCCCATGCAGGTGTGGTTCCAGAACCGGCGGATGAAGGACAAGCGTCAACGTCTGGCTATGACGTGGCCCCACCCGGCCGACCCCGCCTTCTACACCTACATGATGAGCCACGCGGCGGCCACAGGAGGCCTGCCCTATCCCTTCCCGTCCCACCTGCCGCTGCCCTACTACTCGCACCTGGGGGTCGGGGTCGGCACCGGCTCCTCTCCGGCGCCTGCCCCCGCCCCGCTGCGCTCCCTGGACGGCTTCCGCATGCTGCCTCACCCCTACCAGAGACCAGAACTCCTGTGCGCCTTCAGGCACCCGTCCTTGTACCACCACAGCTCGGCTCACGGGCTCGGGCCCGGGGGGACCCCGTGCACTTGTTTGGCCTGCCACTCAGCCTCTTCCGGCGGCTTGTCATCCAGGGCTCCCCCGGCCTCAGACTTTGGCTGCTCCCCAACGAGCAGGACTGAGGCTTTTGTCACATTTACGCCTTCCGTGTTGAGCAAAGCTTCCCCCGTGACGGTGGACCAACGCGAGGAGGTTCCGCTCACCAGATAGAACCCGGAGTCATGTACAGCATTTATATTTAAACCTAATTGTCGCACCACAGCAAATCAAAGAATTCACCAAtgatttaaaatatgaaaatagaACAcacgaacaaaaaaacataacatcTATTTATGGGTTTCTTTCCACCCACCAACGACATAAATAGTCACTGTATAAGGATGCCATTTCTAACAAGGGGGATTTGTTAAGAAGGCTGCAGCCGTCTCATTAGAGGAAGATCTCCGCCATGTGCACACGACATTACAGTGTGATGTATATGTAGGAGCCGGTGAATTTTGAGTGCGGAATTAATGATAAGAGCAGAAAAGGGGATGCTTGCTACCGAAAGGTAACAAGGCGCCAGGGGAGAGGattacaacacaaaagatggagTGGACAATCAAatacatgaagaaaaaaaagttcaagtaTTTCGTTCTTTTCCTCAATTTAAGAGCCAGCACATCAATATGATTATAATTGCTACTATTggtgtatttatgtattttcatttgacttgatTTTGGGTTTGAGGCGCTCAATGTCTAAATTACAATAAATGATCATAAAAGTACTTTTTGTAGTGTTCCATTTTTTGGGTCGTGGTTAACCAATTACAGCACCACTTATACAAATATTGTGTTTCCTCAATTAATTGGTAATGCGGCCACTTATCACGTGATAGGACATGACGCAAATATAGGGCACCCTCATTTTCTTACCATAAATGCGCATAGGCTACGATTTTGGGGGGTGAAAAGTAatcacccagatagcagactgacattgaataaacgttgattttccatcaaaatcatcagtatgcttGACATAAATTTTTCGAAATTTCGACctcaagtgacgttgaaacaacgttgttctattatatatcaggcgatggttgggttaacgttgttttatagttgataaaCTAATGTTGATAAATAGCTGATTCATGATTGACCGGGTAATATGATTGacaagtcattgaattatggatgagagggcgttttggtcgaaaacataacattgattcagcgttgtttcaatattattaataatcgaaatgacgtttaggttttgtaaggatttcaacgttgaaacaattgagggtgcaaaagtgacgttgattcaacgagatcgacagcggaatgttgatccaacatcttttcaacgttggtctgctatctgggcacCTTTTCAGGCAAttgaacattttgaaaactaaaTTTGACAATCTATTTCGATTAAATTATGGTAACATTTTCTCATTCATGAACACCTTTTGGCACAATTTGAAGTTAATACACTATTAAAAACACGATATACACTTGAACAATGTTATCTATCAGGATTTCAGAACAGTTGGGTTGATAAGCCAATTTGAATTCTAAAGAaattatagtaaaaaaaaaaaaaaaaaaaaaaaacactatataacgcaaaacaaaacaaaaaaaaaacccaattcATGATGCATAATCtttctacattaaaaaaaatgtgatgaaGTATATCTGAAATTATACCACTTATACGTCACAACTGCCAATTTCCAAAACGCCCTCCCGTTTCGtcctaataagacagttgtgcaGCCATGCGTGGCGCAACCAGCCCTCTATTCCCCCCCACCTCCATCTTGATTGATGGCCTTATTAACTGCAGTTCTTGTAAGTGTGACCGCACTGATTAAAATGCATATGTTTGGAATAACACAACGTTTAAGGCACGCCGTGCAGATTGATGTCAACTATCAAGCGTTTTCTTGGACGCTCGCTTACTTTAAATACACGCATATACAATAATTACATAAAGGTTACTTTCAGAAAGGTGCTACAGAACGACAAAATAAGTGAGGCAAATTACAAGCACATTTAAAACTCATCATTtcagcacaaaaaaaactgcatttCACATCAGAAATTGTGCTATTAAAGAGAATTGGCCTATATGTGTCCCCCGCTTCTACTTTATCTCACAAAGCATTTGGATAGGGGCGGTGCAGTGCAGCTGTCCCGAAGCAAACCACACAGAGTCAGTTTAAATTGGCCTCCATCCTAATTTACAGCAGGTCGGAACGCAAAAGGCTGCATAGCGGAGGCGTGCGCGACCCAATCGCAGCGTAATGATGATGAATGGGAGATTAATGCGCATACAAGCAAGACAATTTAGACCTTCATCTGTTTAGATAGGCTTATAGTGTCATTTGGGAACAGgggggaagaagcaaaaaaaaaaaaaaaaagggggggggtcaTATTCAATCAATTGAGGGAAGGGATTGAAAGTCATTTTAAGCGGCGTCTTTATCATTATTTACGGTGAAGAGAAGGCAtgacaaactaaaacgatttcaagttttttttttaaaggctccACATTCCACCCGCCGGGCTAGTGACCATttttagtaataaaaaaaaaaaaaaaattttaagtaaCCCCATCACAATTTCATTCGTTTAAATATTGTGGCTTATACCCAAAATGTGACGCCAGGTCTCAATTATTTCAAAATGGCGGAAGGCCTTCCCCCAAATATTTACTCAAGCAGGCTTCACATACCTTCATTTGACGTCCAATAACTCCTATAATCCACTGGGAAGGAGAAAATAAGTCATACAAAGAACTTCTGGTGTGCATTTTAGCCACTAAAATGGATTCCGTGCAATAGAATAATTACGTTGCAAACAAATCAGGGGTACTATTTCGTGCATTCTGACCCAAATGGAGCAAATACGACGATAAGGTTCGGCCGAATTTTAAACAGAATTTCCCGCGAACGTTACCTGGATTCTACCACTTACGTGGGTAGGTGATTTGTCTTTAACGCAAAGCTATACAGGTGCAACTCTGATGTATATAAcgacatcattaaaaaaatattaattaactTGTATTTGTTTGAAATAAAATGGGAACATATAAATATGAAGAAAATAGTCAATTTATGTCGCACATTCCACAGTTACCCCCGCTTGTTAACGAtggtttgttccaggaccttttaAACAGGTGGGCAGCTGTTCGATCAGCTCCACCCACTTTTACTTCCGTCACACACCTTTGCTGACGatatatttttggtaattaaaaaaaaacaacatttttttgacaCGTAAGacgtttaaccctttataaggcaagttactatttttggtcataaaaaaaaaaacgcaaatatatattattatatttaaaaaaaaaaaaattcacctgGATTCTACCACTTACGTGGGTAGGTAATTAGTCATAAACGCACAGCTATACAGGTGTCACTCTGATATATGACgacacatgtttttttttttttttaaatattcatcaacatgtatttgtttgaaattgaatgtaaatattaaaatatgacaaaaacaGTCCATTTATGTCACTGATTCGACAGTCACCCCCGCTTGTTAACGATGGTATGTTCCAGAACCTTTTAAACAGGTGTGCTGCTGTGCGATCAGCTCCACCCACTTTTTCTTTCGTCACCTCCTTTGCTGCAGATATAAATGCTTTCTTGGCTCCTTATTCGTGattcttttacttttttgtacacAAATGTTTTGCAAACAAATTTACTGATCAAGACATTCTGccaagttattattattatttttatatttgcaATAAATTTGGTtaaatttaaccctttcagagCCAAAGGCCACGACAGTGGCGTGAActactattcaaaagttgacacatTTAACCGTTATAGAGCAAGGGACtaattttggtcattaaaaaaaatgtaaaatatgaccaattatataaatgtattttttttaatgattaatcatttttgtattttaaccataaatacatttagaaaagaCTACAATGTtaacaaaaactaaataaaaattaatttggaaaaatacagaaatacacacaggtggatgaaCAAGTTTTTtcgtttaaagcaacactaggtaacttttcaacttttataaaatattttcataacatttgtgatatgtcgactgacaacaagTTGAATGacgcctcttttatatcttgagggggtctgtattgctttcactcgcactaattaactttgaggaggatgTCAGGAAACCTGCCgcacaaaaaaacttcaaatctgctgactgctttacgggatACGTCACATCCCCCTTTCCTCATTCGTTATAAAGACGGAGGTAGATGCAAACGCtttcgcgcaaattctgcaaagatggcggaGCAACGTAGGACAtgaaaagttttgtccgaggagacaaaaaatatatatggcggaaaacactcaggtgacttgacgttccactctgagacccccaatttggccaaatttcaaaattgtccgatatgcatgtgtgatacatcattggaaaacttaaaatctcaattttctgtgggcggaaaatttttgaacaggagggaatttttgaaaaaaaaaatttttttttaaacagcaaaaccctaactggaggcgagagcacgcgagagcagaattaaagacgccacgattttaacgagatattatcgcgtacttaccttgtttcgatccaaaaactccatgtagcttatatcaccgagtgtcaagacacagctgtgaatggccacagccagattttggggggattttatgggtgaaacatggtgatataacaagggtcgcgatgcagaaattgcagacaacaaggagtggtcgagattttctttttcatatagttaccctttaaaacgttatttttcaatttttctttgtttggatcgattatttatcatctaacatatcggaaaaatgcgacagtaaccaaaaaatataatttagcgatagttatgaggtagatgtccatgacatttttacagacgccaaatttttcattgtgacgtaatttgtttaaaagtttaacatATGCGAGtgcatattttttatattttttattttttataagtttttttggggggaactaaatattaaacatcaattaatgattcaaagctaaaaatgactgacattttgaataataacaataattacttaccttctttttatggctaggttgaaacaaaagcggttttcagggcaaaacggacaaattaaaaatagttcggggacttaatgcgccatgaatctgctatggcagcatatagacatattgttctatcaaacacaacagttgttttgtcttaaaatactgcagtttcttttaaagaggagtgcaagagcagaaactgcttttttagtcttgtctgtgtttcccgccatatatattttgaatataTGACGATATTCAACATCGTCATGTGCTATTGTTTAACCACAATTGGTTTCATGACCTCATTACTATCCGTCCTTCACTGCCACTTTTGTCCACCTAAATCGACcataactgaaaagttacctagtgttgctttaatagtatttaactcattgtacgccattgatggcgactgatgtccaattcatttaaactgtgacGACTGATTGCGAATGCACATGTTTGAGTGCTACTGATGGCATTGAATATTGGCAATTGATGTTGTCTATCGTCATCAACACCAGCTAAGGAGTTAAATAATGTCACCAAAATATTACAATTGAATTCATATCAACTTAACGTACAGGCGTTCCTAATATTGTGACCAGTAAGTATCTGCCACATAAAATTCATGGCGTAGTTTCACAATAGCCCAACCTATTAACTGGACTTTGATTGTCCCGCAACTCCCCTCagatcatttttgttttgtagcATCTCTCACAGGATGCATTGCCAGCAATatcttttcaaaaatgatttaataagCACTTTGTTTTACGACACCGCGTTATTATTTTACAACCCACTTGGTGGTTGACGGCTCCGTGCATGCGTCCAGTTCTCTCTGCGATTTTATTTTACAGCACGCCTGGTGGCTTAACTGTACGGCAGCACATCACTTGGGCCCAGAAGGGTTCGCTGCCGGGTCTCCCGGTTCAAAATGCATTGGacctctatcgccatcaatggcagtgaatgagtcgaCCGGAGCAGCTGAGATAAATTCAACTGTGTGCATTGAAGTATAGAGCATGTTAAATTTTGGAGGTAAGGTTACACCATGGGAACGCGAGCAAGGGGAGATAGTGGTACCAGATAGCGGGGGCATCTGAAAAGCAGCTAAGAGCTTGTGCTTAGTGGCCTAATGGATAATTTGAAAGAACACTCACACTCTTTGGCTGGGAGCAGACCTCCCTAAAACCATAAAAGTCAGCTGATTGACAAGGTAGACCTGGggtcaagtgtgtgtgtg from Corythoichthys intestinalis isolate RoL2023-P3 chromosome 22, ASM3026506v1, whole genome shotgun sequence encodes:
- the evx1 gene encoding homeobox even-skipped homolog protein 1, whose product is MEIREETLPAPASVDGSPGRGSLGKPDHRRCSLSPFARTQAVMEEIARRNLGDRTDGSHHQDGSSSDTESDFYEEIDVSCTPESMDYPSNKDGNGDSPGVPSDSGSDPGKPAPGPNSLSYSADQIRRYRTAFTREQIARLEKEFYRENYVSRPRRCELAAALNLPETTIKVWFQNRRMKDKRQRLAMTWPHPADPAFYTYMMSHAAATGGLPYPFPSHLPLPYYSHLGVGVGTGSSPAPAPAPLRSLDGFRMLPHPYQRPELLCAFRHPSLYHHSSAHGLGPGGTPCTCLACHSASSGGLSSRAPPASDFGCSPTSRTEAFVTFTPSVLSKASPVTVDQREEVPLTR